The following coding sequences are from one Kushneria phosphatilytica window:
- a CDS encoding MFS transporter encodes MSTDTSGVVGEKISLTEKIGYGCGDLACNFIWQAMSIFIVYYYTDVIGIAAGVIGSIMLFSRVFDGVSDIAMGYVIDKTTSRHGKARPWLLWLSVPFAVSAVLLFAVPDIAPFWQIVYIAITYNIVCLVYTGLNVPYGTMNSLITQDQYQRSLLNVFRMSLALAGVLLVSNLTLPVATLFGGGQAGWIVTFMIFGTVGTALFIFTFKTTRERVKPADQARRDTKVSLRESLLTLCKNRYWALATLFILLTYIFNGLNSGAVVYYAKYILDSTWLVGIVTTAYIAFILLGMVVVAPITKRFGKRNAIIVGELITIFGYLIMLIDLTSVPLIIAGTIIRGIGKAPINGSMFAMLGDTVEYGEWKTGIRNEGMVYSGGSMGIKVGSGLGTALIGWILAFGGYASGGGAQTDAALFSIQALFIHLPLAICVLIILLMLFYDLDKRYPKIIESLRAKA; translated from the coding sequence ATGTCAACTGACACTTCTGGAGTAGTGGGTGAAAAAATCAGCCTGACCGAGAAGATTGGCTATGGCTGCGGTGATCTGGCCTGCAATTTTATCTGGCAGGCCATGAGTATTTTCATTGTCTACTACTACACCGATGTCATAGGTATTGCGGCGGGCGTTATCGGCTCGATCATGCTTTTTTCGCGTGTCTTCGATGGGGTCTCGGATATCGCCATGGGGTACGTCATCGACAAGACCACCTCCCGACATGGCAAGGCCAGACCCTGGCTTTTGTGGCTGTCGGTGCCGTTTGCTGTCTCGGCGGTACTGCTGTTCGCGGTACCGGATATCGCCCCCTTCTGGCAGATCGTATATATCGCCATCACCTACAACATCGTCTGCCTGGTGTATACCGGGCTTAATGTCCCTTATGGCACGATGAATTCGCTCATTACCCAGGATCAGTATCAACGCTCATTGCTGAATGTGTTTCGCATGAGCCTGGCCCTTGCCGGTGTCCTGCTGGTCAGTAATCTGACGCTGCCTGTCGCGACCCTCTTTGGTGGTGGACAGGCTGGCTGGATCGTGACCTTCATGATTTTTGGCACGGTGGGGACAGCGCTTTTCATCTTTACCTTCAAAACCACCAGAGAGCGCGTCAAACCGGCCGATCAGGCAAGGCGGGATACGAAAGTGTCGCTCCGGGAAAGCCTGCTGACATTGTGTAAAAACCGGTACTGGGCACTGGCGACCCTGTTCATCCTGCTGACCTATATCTTCAATGGGCTCAATTCGGGGGCCGTGGTCTATTACGCCAAATATATTCTGGACAGTACCTGGCTGGTGGGCATCGTCACGACGGCCTATATCGCTTTCATTCTGTTGGGCATGGTTGTCGTTGCACCGATTACCAAACGCTTTGGCAAGCGCAATGCGATTATTGTCGGCGAGCTGATTACCATTTTCGGCTATCTCATCATGCTGATCGATCTCACCAGCGTCCCGCTCATTATTGCCGGCACAATCATTCGCGGGATTGGCAAGGCGCCTATCAATGGCAGCATGTTTGCCATGCTGGGCGATACCGTCGAATACGGTGAATGGAAGACCGGTATCCGTAATGAAGGCATGGTCTATAGCGGCGGCAGCATGGGCATCAAGGTGGGAAGCGGGCTCGGGACGGCACTGATCGGCTGGATACTGGCCTTCGGTGGTTATGCCAGTGGCGGAGGTGCGCAGACCGATGCGGCACTGTTTTCCATTCAGGCGCTGTTTATCCATCTGCCGCTGGCCATTTGCGTACTCATCATCTTGCTGATGCTTTTCTACGATCTGGACAAGCGCTATCCGAAGATCATCGAGAGTCTCAGGGCAAAAGCCTGA
- a CDS encoding glycoside hydrolase family 43 protein, with product MTVITNPVLPGYHPDPSILRVGDDYYIAVSTFEWFPGVQIHHSRDLVHWRLLTHPLTRVSQLDMVGNIDSGGVWAPCLSYADGRFYLIYTDVKSRQGAFKDTHNYLVTAEHIEGPWSDPVYLNSSGFDPSLFHDEDGSKWLLNMIWDFRKGQNSFAGIALQRYDPDRQCLTGPVHNIFRGTRLGVTEAPHLYQRDGYYYLVTAEGGTGYNHAVTVARSMSLFGPYEVDPDNPILTSDQTDQSCLQKAGHASLVETQQGDWYMAHLCARPVVDGKCILGRETALQKCYWNEAGWLRVEGGPAPAWSVAAPNLPSYSFPPEPLRDDFSSTGLQPYWNSLRRPFTQDWLSLSERPGFLRLKGGESMQSTHRQSLLARRLEGFHVDVATELDFSPEHFQQMAGLIVYYDTADYVYLRVTHHETLGKCLGIIESRHGRYDEPLTREVALPATPTCLKASIDRERLQFYFAVENGAWQAIGSEHDIRHLSDDDADYIRFTGTFVGVCVQDLGGQGRWADFAWFDYRPREAVQDS from the coding sequence ATGACGGTTATTACCAATCCTGTACTGCCCGGTTACCATCCCGATCCTTCGATCCTGCGGGTGGGGGACGATTACTATATTGCGGTCTCTACCTTCGAATGGTTCCCTGGCGTACAGATCCATCATTCCCGGGATCTGGTGCACTGGCGATTGCTGACGCATCCCCTGACTCGAGTCTCGCAGCTCGACATGGTGGGCAATATCGATTCGGGTGGGGTCTGGGCGCCCTGTTTGAGCTACGCCGATGGCCGGTTTTATCTGATCTATACCGATGTCAAAAGCCGGCAGGGTGCTTTCAAGGACACCCATAATTATCTGGTGACTGCCGAACATATCGAGGGCCCCTGGTCGGACCCCGTTTACCTGAACAGCAGCGGCTTCGATCCCTCCCTGTTTCATGATGAGGATGGCTCGAAGTGGCTTTTGAACATGATCTGGGATTTCCGCAAGGGCCAAAATTCCTTTGCCGGCATTGCCCTGCAGCGCTATGACCCGGATAGACAGTGCCTGACCGGACCGGTACATAACATATTTCGGGGCACTCGCCTGGGGGTCACGGAAGCCCCTCATCTCTATCAACGCGATGGCTACTATTACCTGGTGACGGCAGAGGGCGGCACCGGCTACAACCACGCGGTTACAGTGGCACGTTCAATGTCACTGTTCGGCCCCTATGAAGTCGACCCCGACAATCCGATCCTGACATCCGATCAGACGGATCAATCCTGCCTGCAGAAGGCGGGGCATGCCAGCCTGGTCGAAACGCAGCAGGGTGACTGGTATATGGCGCACCTGTGTGCCCGCCCGGTGGTGGATGGAAAGTGCATTCTGGGGCGCGAAACGGCGCTGCAGAAGTGCTACTGGAACGAGGCAGGCTGGTTGCGCGTCGAAGGGGGGCCTGCTCCCGCCTGGAGCGTGGCAGCGCCGAATCTGCCCTCTTATTCGTTCCCGCCGGAGCCTCTCCGTGACGATTTCTCCAGCACTGGTTTGCAGCCATACTGGAATTCACTCAGAAGACCCTTTACGCAAGACTGGCTCTCCCTGTCGGAACGTCCGGGCTTTCTGCGGCTCAAGGGGGGCGAATCGATGCAGTCGACGCATCGGCAGAGTCTGCTGGCCAGACGCCTGGAGGGCTTTCATGTCGATGTGGCCACCGAGCTGGATTTCTCGCCCGAACACTTTCAGCAGATGGCCGGATTGATCGTCTATTACGATACGGCCGATTACGTCTACCTGCGTGTCACGCACCATGAAACGCTCGGAAAGTGCCTGGGCATCATTGAGTCACGCCATGGCCGGTATGATGAGCCCCTGACGCGTGAAGTGGCTCTACCGGCAACGCCGACCTGCCTGAAGGCATCCATCGACAGGGAACGGTTGCAGTTTTACTTCGCGGTGGAAAACGGCGCCTGGCAGGCCATTGGCAGCGAGCACGATATTCGCCACCTCTCTGACGATGATGCGGACTACATCCGTTTTACAGGCACGTTTGTGGGCGTATGTGTCCAGGATCTCGGCGGACAGGGGCGATGGGCGGATTTTGCCTGGTTCGATTATCGTCCACGGGAAGCCGTCCAGGATTCATGA
- a CDS encoding methyl-accepting chemotaxis protein, producing the protein MALEYNNSGLLAMHLPSLTISKRLTLGGIVLMLLIAVSIYGVMTLRAKPRLIEASSTLVQESGQSIVNGLSAQMASYEGITASLANLAETLPLDATMFATTLPSLIDANGDAAIAGGGIWPEPNAFTPGVERRSFFWGRGSDGKLQYSDEYNAPGGTGYQQESWYTEARNAPAGQCVWSAAYQDPVTGESMVTCSVPWQRQGQFAGVATLDIRLGGLASLLAANGDATGGYAFALDREGNVMYFPGVDQSQGMQSFTDLSAKMDWLAPVASGMGSNTPVEIRDARLEGPASVSLFKMADTGWTIGLVTPLNRITSLASTMTRDLLLFILPVVALLLILAWWGSRLLLRQINETTQQIDRLGEGGANGEALSISRHDEIGALRSAVNRYAGKLNHLFAEVSEISDTIAGRTREISAGNIDLSRRTESQAASLEETASAMEEMSATIGHNADSARQASQLASEASGIAEQGGEQVNRVISSMEEISGSSRRMSEIVEMIDSIAFQTNLLALNASVEAARAGEQGRGFAVVASEVRNLASRSSNSASEISALINESLGRVEEGSRQAREAGEVMTRLVGSVQRVTGLINEIAVASKQQASGIGDINQAVTEMDGVTQQNASLVEQVASAATALEEQARTLEELMTRFQQSSTPGHDEATDESLHSHGGVALPA; encoded by the coding sequence ATGGCACTCGAATATAACAATTCGGGTTTACTTGCCATGCACCTTCCATCGCTGACTATCTCGAAGCGTCTGACGCTCGGCGGTATTGTCCTGATGCTGCTGATCGCAGTCTCCATTTATGGTGTCATGACGCTGCGCGCCAAACCCCGCCTGATCGAGGCCAGTTCGACACTGGTTCAGGAATCCGGGCAATCCATTGTGAACGGGCTGAGCGCCCAGATGGCCAGCTATGAGGGCATTACGGCCAGCCTGGCCAATCTGGCCGAAACGCTGCCGCTGGATGCGACGATGTTTGCGACCACTTTGCCGTCACTCATTGATGCCAATGGGGACGCCGCCATCGCCGGTGGCGGAATCTGGCCCGAACCGAATGCCTTTACGCCCGGCGTTGAGCGTCGCAGCTTTTTCTGGGGGCGGGGCAGCGATGGCAAGCTTCAATACTCGGATGAGTACAACGCTCCCGGCGGCACCGGCTATCAGCAGGAGAGCTGGTATACCGAGGCGCGCAATGCACCGGCTGGTCAGTGTGTCTGGTCCGCCGCCTATCAGGACCCGGTGACCGGTGAGTCGATGGTGACCTGTAGCGTACCCTGGCAGCGGCAGGGTCAGTTTGCCGGTGTGGCAACCCTGGATATTCGGTTGGGTGGCCTGGCGTCATTGCTTGCGGCCAATGGCGATGCCACCGGCGGTTACGCCTTCGCTCTGGATCGGGAAGGCAATGTGATGTATTTCCCCGGCGTGGATCAGAGCCAGGGGATGCAGTCGTTCACCGACCTGAGCGCCAAAATGGATTGGCTGGCACCGGTCGCGAGCGGCATGGGCAGCAATACCCCGGTCGAAATCCGGGATGCACGTCTTGAGGGACCCGCTTCGGTGAGTCTTTTCAAAATGGCGGATACCGGCTGGACCATTGGTCTGGTGACCCCTCTTAATCGCATCACCAGTCTGGCCAGTACCATGACCCGCGATCTGCTGCTGTTCATCCTGCCGGTGGTTGCGCTCCTGCTGATCCTGGCGTGGTGGGGCAGTCGACTGTTGTTGCGACAGATCAACGAGACGACGCAGCAGATCGATCGTCTCGGAGAAGGAGGGGCCAATGGTGAAGCGCTGTCGATCAGTCGTCATGACGAGATTGGCGCTCTGCGCAGTGCCGTTAACCGTTACGCCGGCAAGCTCAATCATCTGTTTGCCGAGGTCAGCGAGATCTCCGATACCATCGCGGGGCGTACCCGTGAAATCTCGGCGGGCAATATCGATCTGTCTCGCCGTACCGAATCCCAGGCGGCGTCGCTAGAAGAGACGGCTTCGGCGATGGAAGAGATGTCTGCCACGATCGGTCACAACGCCGATAGCGCGCGTCAGGCCAGCCAGCTGGCCAGTGAAGCGTCAGGTATTGCCGAGCAGGGCGGCGAGCAGGTCAACCGGGTCATCAGCTCGATGGAAGAGATCAGCGGCAGTTCGCGCCGGATGTCGGAAATCGTCGAGATGATCGACAGCATCGCCTTTCAGACCAACCTGCTGGCGCTGAATGCCTCGGTCGAGGCGGCGCGGGCCGGTGAACAGGGGCGTGGCTTTGCGGTGGTGGCATCGGAGGTGCGTAATCTGGCCTCGCGCAGCTCGAACTCCGCCAGCGAGATCAGCGCGCTGATCAATGAATCGCTGGGCCGTGTCGAAGAAGGATCGCGCCAGGCGCGGGAGGCGGGTGAGGTCATGACGCGGCTGGTCGGCTCCGTTCAGCGGGTTACCGGGCTGATCAACGAGATTGCGGTGGCCTCGAAACAACAGGCCTCCGGAATCGGCGATATCAACCAGGCCGTCACCGAGATGGATGGGGTGACCCAGCAGAATGCTTCGCTGGTCGAGCAGGTCGCCAGTGCAGCCACGGCGCTCGAAGAGCAGGCCCGTACACTTGAAGAGCTGATGACACGGTTTCAGCAGTCATCAACGCCCGGTCATGATGAGGCAACTGACGAATCGCTTCATTCACACGGCGGGGTGGCGCTGCCGGCCTGA
- a CDS encoding DMT family transporter, producing MNNKSWIFYTFMLVLFWGVWGAFSGLPTEKYGYPDQMVYIIWAITMLIPCYFSLKRESFDRRGIAALYGLAIGLTGAGGQLLLFKALAIGPPYLIFPVISISPAITVLMAYFILRERITPIGGVGIAAALIAIIMFSLPSDGADQVNYGPWLLLAIIICLCWGVQAFLMKRASLAGVNDGTTFAWMTISGLLLIPVAFWMMSGSGFNYPWQAPALTLVTQVLNAVGALFLVMALSRGRAVIVAPCTNALAPVLTIILSLTFYGVLPSLFSTIGIILALTGSTLMVYSEEKEPVETLPPTAAGE from the coding sequence ATGAACAATAAAAGCTGGATCTTCTACACGTTTATGCTGGTACTTTTCTGGGGGGTCTGGGGGGCATTTTCGGGGCTTCCAACAGAAAAGTACGGTTATCCCGATCAGATGGTCTATATCATCTGGGCCATCACCATGCTGATTCCCTGCTATTTCTCGCTGAAACGGGAAAGCTTTGATCGTCGAGGCATTGCCGCACTCTACGGACTTGCCATCGGTCTGACTGGTGCCGGCGGGCAGCTGCTGCTCTTCAAGGCGCTGGCCATCGGCCCTCCCTATCTGATCTTTCCGGTCATTTCGATTTCTCCGGCCATTACCGTGCTGATGGCATACTTCATCCTGCGCGAACGCATTACGCCGATTGGCGGTGTGGGCATCGCAGCAGCACTGATCGCCATCATCATGTTCTCGCTGCCCAGTGATGGTGCCGATCAGGTCAACTATGGGCCGTGGCTGCTGCTGGCCATCATCATCTGCCTCTGTTGGGGCGTTCAGGCCTTTCTGATGAAGCGGGCATCGCTGGCCGGTGTCAACGACGGGACTACCTTTGCCTGGATGACGATCAGCGGGCTGCTGTTGATCCCGGTGGCGTTCTGGATGATGTCCGGCAGCGGCTTCAATTACCCCTGGCAGGCACCGGCCCTCACTCTTGTGACGCAAGTACTCAATGCCGTAGGCGCACTGTTTCTGGTGATGGCGCTCAGCCGTGGCCGAGCCGTGATTGTTGCGCCCTGCACCAATGCGCTGGCGCCGGTACTGACCATTATCCTGTCACTGACCTTCTATGGGGTACTGCCGTCACTGTTCAGCACCATCGGCATCATCCTGGCCCTGACCGGTTCGACCCTCATGGTCTACAGCGAGGAAAAGGAGCCGGTCGAAACTCTCCCACCTACGGCTGCCGGCGAATAA
- a CDS encoding N-acetylglucosamine kinase, which produces MFLGVDGGGTRTSFCLLDDTGRVVATHQTGTCYYLSIGLEEAHRVLQEGVRQVCKEAGIAPDEISHAFFGLPAYGEGSSVLPTLDDMPHDILGHRRYQCGNDMICGWAGSLGGSDGINVIAGTGSMTYGERQGAGTRCGGWGEIFGDEGSAYWIGCRGLNAFTRMSDGRLARGPLYQLFQQHFALSSDLDLIDLVLNEWQADRTRIAELALTVIEAARQQDPQALKILRDAAEELAILVETTCRQLGFKTSEQVPVSYSGGLFREAMFLDTFTHTLSRLGVYHELRNPLHSPAIGAALYAARLAGVSLEVTTTS; this is translated from the coding sequence ATGTTTCTTGGCGTTGATGGCGGCGGGACGAGGACGTCCTTCTGTCTGCTGGATGACACCGGTCGGGTCGTTGCCACCCATCAGACCGGCACCTGTTATTACCTGTCGATCGGCCTGGAGGAGGCCCACCGCGTCCTGCAGGAAGGCGTCAGGCAGGTCTGTAAAGAGGCCGGCATCGCACCGGATGAGATTTCTCATGCCTTCTTCGGTCTGCCCGCCTATGGCGAGGGCTCTTCGGTGCTGCCCACGCTGGACGACATGCCCCACGACATTCTCGGGCATCGTCGCTATCAGTGCGGTAACGACATGATCTGCGGCTGGGCTGGCTCACTGGGTGGCAGCGATGGCATCAACGTCATCGCGGGCACCGGCTCGATGACCTATGGCGAGCGACAGGGCGCAGGGACGCGCTGTGGCGGATGGGGCGAGATATTCGGCGATGAGGGCTCGGCCTACTGGATCGGCTGTCGTGGCCTCAATGCCTTTACCCGCATGAGTGATGGCCGTCTGGCAAGGGGGCCGCTGTATCAACTGTTTCAGCAGCACTTTGCACTGTCCAGTGACCTCGATCTGATCGATCTGGTGCTCAATGAGTGGCAGGCCGATCGCACCCGCATTGCCGAACTGGCACTGACAGTCATCGAAGCAGCCCGCCAGCAGGACCCTCAGGCACTGAAAATTCTCAGGGACGCTGCCGAAGAGCTGGCAATACTGGTTGAAACCACCTGCCGTCAGCTCGGTTTCAAAACCTCGGAGCAGGTCCCCGTCTCCTACTCCGGCGGCCTCTTTCGGGAAGCGATGTTTCTCGACACCTTCACGCACACCCTGTCACGTCTTGGCGTGTATCACGAACTGCGCAATCCGCTTCATTCACCGGCCATCGGCGCCGCGCTCTATGCCGCCAGACTCGCAGGCGTCTCTCTCGAAGTAACAACGACAAGCTGA
- a CDS encoding SIS domain-containing protein — protein sequence MESNAMLGVADAETRGAAHTVREIAQQPRVWRTLFDSLQSRRREIDSFLEPLLSRAELRIVLTGAGTSAFGGQMLAATLTAQLQRPVEAIATTDIVSRPQQCFPDNRPVLLISFARSGNSPESIAATELAEQCVPECHHLVVTCNPQGKLFGAHDTAERSLVLLMPEAADDQGFAMTSSITAMMLAVLCALAPELVDNDTVTRLSVATEQLMAVSPTQIAALAQRGFERIVYLGSGPFKDLAQESALKILELSAGRVMAYHDTPLGFRHGPKSLLDERTLVVVFLSNDDYARQYDLDILRELGEQQGKEAVIAISARAPEQPLNCTLWQIRDMAQAADWALLYPYLVQAQLLALHTSLALGKTPDNPFPSGEVNRVVKGVTIHPFEAKSR from the coding sequence ATGGAATCCAATGCCATGCTGGGCGTCGCCGATGCCGAAACGCGCGGAGCGGCCCATACGGTTCGTGAAATCGCTCAGCAACCCCGGGTCTGGCGAACGCTCTTCGACAGCCTGCAGTCACGGCGACGGGAGATCGACAGCTTCCTCGAGCCGCTGCTGTCACGCGCCGAGCTGCGTATCGTACTGACCGGCGCCGGTACCTCGGCCTTCGGTGGCCAGATGCTGGCCGCTACGCTGACCGCACAATTGCAGCGCCCGGTAGAAGCCATTGCCACCACCGATATCGTCTCGCGGCCACAACAATGCTTCCCGGATAACAGACCTGTCCTGCTGATTTCCTTCGCTCGCTCAGGCAATAGCCCGGAGAGCATTGCCGCCACCGAACTCGCCGAGCAATGCGTACCGGAATGCCACCACCTGGTGGTGACCTGCAATCCACAGGGCAAGCTGTTCGGCGCGCATGACACGGCCGAGCGATCACTGGTCCTGCTGATGCCTGAAGCAGCCGATGATCAGGGCTTTGCCATGACCTCCAGCATCACCGCCATGATGCTGGCCGTGCTCTGTGCACTGGCCCCGGAACTGGTGGACAACGACACCGTGACACGCCTGAGTGTGGCCACCGAACAGCTCATGGCGGTTTCTCCGACACAAATCGCAGCACTGGCACAGCGTGGTTTCGAGCGCATCGTCTATCTCGGCAGCGGTCCCTTCAAGGACCTGGCCCAGGAGTCGGCGCTCAAGATTCTGGAGCTGAGTGCCGGTCGAGTGATGGCGTATCACGATACGCCACTGGGATTTCGCCACGGTCCCAAATCCCTGCTGGATGAGCGCACCCTTGTAGTCGTGTTTCTTTCCAACGATGACTACGCACGTCAATACGATCTCGACATTCTCCGCGAACTTGGCGAACAACAGGGCAAGGAAGCGGTGATCGCCATCTCGGCGAGAGCGCCCGAACAGCCATTGAACTGCACCCTGTGGCAGATCAGGGACATGGCGCAGGCGGCGGACTGGGCGCTGCTCTATCCCTATCTGGTGCAGGCCCAGCTCCTGGCTCTGCATACCTCACTGGCCCTGGGCAAGACACCTGATAACCCCTTCCCCTCCGGTGAAGTCAATCGAGTCGTCAAGGGCGTCACCATTCATCCCTTCGAGGCGAAGAGTCGCTGA
- a CDS encoding D-tagatose-bisphosphate aldolase, class II, non-catalytic subunit, whose product MNPLSELIARHKKGEPVGIYSVCSAHPLVLEATLRHARASNGLALIEATSNQVDQTGGYTGMTPADFREFVLAIAESAGLPSRNIILGGDHLGPNRWQHEQAEVAMTHAECLIRHYVAAGFEKIHLDCSMSCADDPTPLWDERAAERAARLAGVAEDTAREQFGESRLMYVVGTEVPVPGGAQESLESGITPTAPEAARATIAAHQQAFVKAGLESIWPRVIGLVVQPGVEFDHMHVIDYQSHAAQALSRVVDEHEHLVFEAHSTDYQTPSALRALVHDHFAILKVGPGLTFALREALFALEDMEILLVSDTQRSRLGETIERRMCEAPEYWQNHYHGDEAQLRFARRFSLSDRIRYYWPDHAIQAAQQTLVNNLIEHPIPLPLLSRYMPLQYRRVREGQLDNHPHALLLDHVTTVLRDYAAACTPSSIPGDQ is encoded by the coding sequence ATGAATCCGCTGAGTGAGCTGATTGCTCGCCACAAGAAGGGTGAGCCTGTCGGGATATATTCCGTCTGTTCCGCTCATCCACTGGTCCTGGAGGCCACTCTGCGTCATGCCCGGGCCTCGAATGGCCTGGCCCTGATCGAAGCCACGTCCAACCAGGTCGATCAGACCGGGGGCTACACGGGGATGACCCCCGCCGACTTTCGCGAGTTTGTCCTCGCCATTGCCGAATCAGCGGGTCTGCCCTCCCGGAACATCATCCTCGGCGGTGACCATCTCGGCCCCAACCGCTGGCAGCACGAACAGGCCGAAGTGGCCATGACACACGCCGAATGCCTGATTCGGCATTACGTCGCCGCCGGTTTCGAAAAGATTCACCTAGATTGCAGCATGTCCTGCGCCGATGACCCGACACCACTCTGGGATGAACGGGCAGCCGAGCGCGCAGCCCGGCTTGCCGGCGTGGCAGAAGACACTGCACGAGAACAGTTCGGCGAGAGCCGGCTCATGTATGTCGTCGGTACCGAGGTCCCCGTCCCCGGTGGCGCGCAGGAATCACTGGAATCCGGCATTACGCCCACTGCTCCGGAAGCGGCCCGGGCTACCATCGCTGCCCACCAGCAGGCCTTTGTCAAAGCCGGACTGGAGTCGATCTGGCCACGGGTCATCGGGCTGGTCGTGCAGCCGGGCGTGGAGTTCGATCACATGCATGTGATCGATTACCAGAGCCATGCAGCCCAGGCGCTTTCCAGGGTAGTGGATGAACATGAGCACCTGGTCTTCGAAGCGCACTCCACGGACTATCAGACGCCCTCGGCGCTCAGGGCGCTGGTGCATGACCACTTTGCCATCCTCAAGGTCGGCCCGGGTCTGACCTTCGCGCTGCGTGAGGCCCTGTTCGCGCTCGAGGACATGGAAATTCTGCTGGTCTCTGATACGCAGCGATCCCGGCTGGGGGAGACCATCGAACGGCGCATGTGTGAAGCGCCGGAATACTGGCAGAACCACTATCACGGCGATGAAGCGCAACTGCGCTTTGCCCGCCGCTTCAGCCTGAGCGACCGCATTCGCTACTACTGGCCGGACCACGCCATTCAGGCCGCGCAGCAAACCCTGGTGAACAATCTGATCGAGCACCCGATCCCGCTGCCGCTGTTGAGTCGCTATATGCCCCTGCAGTACCGCCGGGTACGCGAGGGTCAGCTGGACAATCACCCTCATGCCCTGCTGCTGGATCATGTCACAACCGTACTGCGTGACTACGCCGCTGCCTGCACCCCTTCATCCATCCCGGGAGATCAATAA
- the agaR gene encoding transcriptional repressor AgaR — protein MTGQERREAIVRYLAAHERARVDDLAQHLGVSVVTIRSDLRLLENAGYVVRMHGVVVLSQNTAAEIAFAERRQKHSGVKGKIGAEAARLVNNGDSIILDAGTTTLEIARHLKQHEALLVMTNGLDIAMELSHAPGVEIIMLGGKLRKTALSCSGAEAEASLSHHRFDRLFLGVDAMELTRGLTTDHENEASLNRAMIAIADEVVAVTDSSKADRKSVYLVSNFDGIDRLVTDDQLPDAYIEALRHEHHVEVILS, from the coding sequence ATGACTGGACAGGAAAGACGTGAGGCAATCGTTCGCTACCTGGCAGCGCATGAACGCGCTCGGGTGGATGATCTGGCCCAACACCTCGGAGTGTCGGTAGTCACCATTCGCAGCGATCTGCGGCTTTTGGAAAACGCCGGCTACGTGGTGCGTATGCACGGGGTTGTTGTGTTGAGCCAGAACACGGCCGCGGAAATCGCTTTCGCGGAACGTCGCCAGAAACACTCGGGCGTAAAGGGAAAAATCGGGGCCGAAGCAGCGCGACTGGTCAATAACGGTGACTCGATCATTCTCGATGCCGGCACCACCACCCTGGAAATCGCGCGCCACCTGAAGCAGCACGAAGCGCTACTGGTCATGACCAATGGGCTCGATATCGCCATGGAGCTCTCTCATGCGCCTGGCGTCGAAATCATCATGCTGGGCGGGAAGCTTCGCAAAACGGCGCTTTCCTGCTCGGGGGCAGAAGCGGAAGCCAGTCTGTCCCATCACCGCTTCGACCGGCTGTTTCTAGGTGTGGATGCCATGGAGCTGACTCGAGGATTAACCACCGATCACGAGAACGAGGCGAGCCTGAATCGCGCCATGATCGCCATTGCCGACGAAGTCGTCGCCGTTACCGATTCCAGCAAGGCTGACCGCAAAAGTGTGTATCTCGTCAGCAATTTTGACGGCATTGACCGGCTGGTCACCGACGATCAGCTGCCCGATGCCTACATCGAAGCACTGCGTCACGAGCATCACGTCGAGGTCATTCTCTCCTAG
- a CDS encoding TspO/MBR family protein translates to MRAPSKRRQLTGLLGWLGISYLAAAIGAIASINAVDFYERLAQPEWAPPAAVFGPVWMTLYGLMGIAAWLIWRGRPRRKALNLFLIQLALNALWSWLYFVWHLGAVSFYSILVLWVLILCTLITFWRRKPLAGLLLVPYLLWVSLASALTLATWQLNPQILG, encoded by the coding sequence ATGCGAGCCCCTTCAAAGCGCAGACAATTGACCGGACTCCTCGGCTGGCTGGGTATCAGCTACCTGGCTGCCGCCATCGGCGCCATTGCCTCGATCAATGCAGTAGACTTCTATGAACGGCTCGCACAGCCGGAGTGGGCACCGCCAGCTGCAGTGTTCGGCCCGGTCTGGATGACGCTTTACGGTCTGATGGGGATTGCCGCATGGCTGATATGGCGCGGCAGACCCCGCAGAAAGGCACTCAATCTGTTTCTGATCCAGCTTGCGCTCAATGCCCTGTGGAGTTGGCTCTACTTCGTATGGCATCTCGGCGCTGTCTCCTTCTACAGCATCCTGGTGCTATGGGTATTGATCCTGTGCACCCTGATCACCTTCTGGCGGCGAAAGCCACTGGCGGGCCTGTTACTGGTGCCCTATCTGCTCTGGGTGAGTCTGGCCAGCGCCCTGACCCTGGCCACCTGGCAACTCAATCCGCAGATCCTGGGCTGA